TTAAAAGTCTGGGTATGAAAAGAAAATAGGAGTGACTATGTGAGAGAAAGATACGAGAAGATCAAATAAATAATATTTTTAATTTTCTTCTCTCTTTTCAGCTTCCTACTCCCTTTTCTGTTTTTTTCTCTCTTTTCTGCCTTTTGCTCCTTTTTGTAATCCTATAGCACTTTATTTCTTTTGATAAAGTAGACTGACGAAAAGAGATTTATCAGCAAGGTTCTTCAGAAACTATGCTTCAATAAGTATATCCATCAATCTATTTATATTACTATTCAATTATTATTTTTTAATGATCTGGGTACTCCAGGTTTGATGTTCTGAATGCAGGGACCCTCCTGAATATGGGGCACAGGATGATGGGGGGTGGTCTCTTTGAGGTGATATTGCTGAATACCATAAGAACCGTAAAAATCTGTTTTGTAATAGGTTTTGTACTTCTGTTGCTCAGCTCAGGGTGTGCAGCTGCCAGAAGGATCACCGTGGGGAGTGATGACAACAAAGATTTTCCTTCAATTCAGGAAGCTGTCAATGCAGCAAAGGCTGGAGATACGGTTTATGTGTATAACGGGCTTTATATGGAAAACATATATCTTGATAAAGAAATTTCCGTTCGTTCGATCTCCGGAAACCCTGAAAAAAACGTTGTAACGGCAAAAAACCCCGGAGACCATGTGTTTCATGTAATTGCAAATAACGTGACTATAAGCGGTTTTTCCATTAATGGCGCTAACGACACTCTGAAGGCTGGCATTTATCTGGAGAATACACAGGGAATTATGATAAGCAATAATAGACTTTCCAGCAACCGTCTGGGTGTTTATCTAGACTCTTCTACTACCAATATGTTGAATCTTAACAATGTGTCTGAAAATGAGGTAGGAATTTTCCTTAACGATTCAGGGAATAACTGGATTATCAATAATAAAGTGGAAATGAACAGCTTGAGAGGAATTCTCCTTGAAGCTTCCGATAGGAACCAGCTAAAAGGAAATCTTCTGCATTTCAATGCAGGGTACGGCCTTATGCTCTCAAACAGCAGTAAAAATCTCATTTACGATAACTATTTCCAGAACTCTGAAAATGTTGGTTATGAAGGAACTAACCTGGAAAATGACTGGAACATGAGTATGAAGAGGGGAATAAACATTGTTGGAGGACCCTATATCGGTGGAAACTACTGGACCAGTCCTGAAAGTACTGCCGTGTGTGTTATTGAAGATCTGGACGATAATGGTCTTTGTGATACTTCATACGATCTGGGAGAGGGTAACATTGACTACATGCCTCTTATCCGGCGCCCTCAGATTTTTCAGGGTAGAGAGCGTCCTATTACGGTCACCCTTTTTGGACTTGGCTTATTCATACTTATCCTTACGGTATTCATTGTAAGGAGGGTAATGGGCTGGGGAAAAGATCGTTACGAAAAAAAATGAGAAGTAAAGTGAGCATATAAAGTAAAGCAGAATAATGGAAATAAAACGAGAATAAACTGAAAGTAA
The genomic region above belongs to Methanosarcina horonobensis HB-1 = JCM 15518 and contains:
- a CDS encoding NosD domain-containing protein, which codes for MGHRMMGGGLFEVILLNTIRTVKICFVIGFVLLLLSSGCAAARRITVGSDDNKDFPSIQEAVNAAKAGDTVYVYNGLYMENIYLDKEISVRSISGNPEKNVVTAKNPGDHVFHVIANNVTISGFSINGANDTLKAGIYLENTQGIMISNNRLSSNRLGVYLDSSTTNMLNLNNVSENEVGIFLNDSGNNWIINNKVEMNSLRGILLEASDRNQLKGNLLHFNAGYGLMLSNSSKNLIYDNYFQNSENVGYEGTNLENDWNMSMKRGINIVGGPYIGGNYWTSPESTAVCVIEDLDDNGLCDTSYDLGEGNIDYMPLIRRPQIFQGRERPITVTLFGLGLFILILTVFIVRRVMGWGKDRYEKK